Part of the Sphingomonadaceae bacterium OTU29LAMAA1 genome, CGCCATAGGCGATACGGTGGCGCGTCTGATGCTCCACCGACCCCGGCGAACCGGGGATCGCCGGGATCTCGTGGGGCAGGAAGTCCCAATGTTCTTCGGAGAGGAAACGGCGCAGCCGGGCGAGCATGGCTGTCCTATAAGCCCAAATATCGCGGCCGGTCAGCCGCCTATGATGGTTTCGTAGAGCGCGATGTAGCGATCGGCCATGCGTTCGACGCTGAAGCGTTCGGCGACGGCGGCGCGACAGGCGGCGCGGTCGATCTCCGGCAGGCGGGCGACGGCGGCAATGGCTTCGTCGACGCTGTTCACCAGGAAGCCGGTGACGCTGTGCTCGATCAATTCGGGCATCGAGCCGCGGTCGATCGCGATCACCGGCGTGCCGCAGGCCATCGCCTCGATGACGGACAGGCCGAAAGGTTCGTCGAAGTTGATGAGGTGGAGGAGCGCCGCGGCGCTGCCGAGGGCGCGGGTGCGGTCCTCGCCGCCGACCGCGCCGGGATGGGTGATGCGGTCGTTCAGCGCCGGAACGACGCTGCGCTCGTAATAGCCCTGATCCTGCACGATGCCGTACATGGCGAGGCTACGGCCGGTGGCGTTGGCGACGGTTATGGCTTCCGCGGCACCCTTGTCGGGGTGCATGCGGCCGAAGAAGAGGAGGTTTTCGCTGCCGGTGGCGTCGAAGGGGAAATCGTCGAGGACGATGCCGTGGTGGATGGTCGCGGCGTAGTTCAGCTTCGGCGAGCGGTCGGCATCGCTGATCGCGACGTAATGCACGCGGTCCTGATAGGGCTGGTACATCGGCAGGATGCGGTCGGACGAGAAGCCGTGGATGGTGGTGACCATCGGCGTATCGACGAGGTGTGAAAAGGCGTGGGCGGGGAAATCGGCCTGGTTGTGGATCAGATCGAATTCTCCGGCGCGTTCGAAGACATGGGCGAGGTGGCGGAATTCCCAGACCTTGGCGTCGATGCTGGGGTCTTCCGAATACGGCGCGGGGACGACGCCGGCGAGCGTGCCGGCGGTCTGGCTGTCCTGTGTGGCGAACAGGGTGACGTCGACGCCGCGCCGCACCAGCGCCTCGGTCAGCAGGCTGGTGACGAGTTCCCACGGGCCGTAGTGGCGCGGCGGGGTGCGCCACGAAATGGGGGCGAGCATCGCGATCTTCATGGGCGTGGGCTTAGCGGGTTGCGAGCAGGATGACAGCCGCGTTCGGCGCGAGCGTGTTGGGATCGGCCGCCGGGGCGGCGGTGAGGAGGATGGCGCCGGGCGGCAGGGCGAAGCGCTGCGGCGTATCGCCGAGGTTGAGCGCGATCACGATACGTTCGTCGTCGTGCCGGCGTTCGTAGGCGAGGACATCGCCCTCCGCCTCGATCAGCCGGAAGTCGCCGACCGCGAGCGCGGCGTGCTTGCGGCGGAGGGCGAGCAGGTCGCGGTGGAGCGCGAGCATCGATCCGGGGTCGGCCGCCTGCGCGGCGACGTTGCGGGTCGGCCAGTCGGGGTTGAGCGGCAGCCACGGTTCGGCGGTGGAGAAGCCGGCGTTGTCGCTGGCGTTCCAGGGCATCGGCGTGCGGACCGGGTCTCGACCAAGGCCGAGGCCGGGTTCGCGCAGTTCGCGGGGGTCCTGCACCTTGTCCGGCGGGATCGCTACGTCGGTCAGGGCGAGTTCGTCGCCGTAGTAGATCGTCGGCGTGCCGCGGAGGGTGAGCAGCAGGACGGCGGCGACGCGCGCCTGCGCTTCGCCGACGCGGGTGGCGATGCGGGGGCGGTCGTGATTGCCGAGGACCCAGTTGGGCCAGCCGCCGGGGGGCAGTGCGGCTTCGTAATCGGCGATCAGTTGCGCGAGTTGGCGGGCGTGCCACGGCGCGTCGATCAGCTGGAAATTGAAGGGCAGATGCACTTCGGGGGCGTCGAGGCCGTAATACTGCATCAGGCGTTCGACGGGCAGGTAGATTTCGCCGATTAGGACGCGGTCGCCGTCGTAACCATCGGCGATGGCACGCATCTCGGCGGCGATGGCGTGGACTTCGGGCTGGTCGGTCGAGTGGAGCTGGAGGACGCTGTGCATTGCGCCCATGTCCGGCAGATAGGCCGGGTTGGCCGGATTGTCGGGGAAGTCGGCGTGCTTGACCATGTGCCAGAGCACGTCGATGCGGAAGCCGTCGACGCCGCGGTCGAACCAGAAGCGGAGCGCGTCCATCATCGCGTGCCGCAGGTCCGGGTTGCGCCAGTTGAGGTCGGCCTGTTCCTTCAGGAAGGCGTGGTAGTAATATTGGTCGGTGGTGGCGTCGTATTCCCAGGCCGAGCCGCCGAAGTCGCTGATCCAGTTGTTGGGCGGGCTGCCTGCGGGTGAGGGATCGCGCCAGATGTACCAGTCGCGTTTCGGGTTGTCGCGCGATGAGCGGCTTTCCTGAAACCACCGGTGGTCGGTGGAGCTGTGGTTGGGGACGAAATCGAGCAGCAGCTTGAGGCCGCGGGCGTGGGCGGCGGCGAGCAGGTCGTCGAAGTCCGCGAGCGTGCCGAAGCGCGGATCGATGCCGCAATAATCGGCGACGTCATAGCCGAAGTCGCGCATCGGAGAGGGGAAGATCGGCGATATCCAGACCGCGTCGACGCCCAATGCCACCAGATGGTCGAGCCGTGCCTCGATCCCCTTGAGATCGCCGACACCATCGCCGTCGCTGTCCTGAAACGAGCGGGGATAGATCTGGTAGATCGTGCCCGGCTTCCACCATTCGGTCATGCGAACAGGCCCTTGGACAGGCGGGTCATGCGGCAGGCGAGATCGGCTTCGCCGCTGGCGACCAGGTAATCGTCGCCGGTGTCGACCAGCCCGGTCGAGAAGACCACCGGCGTCGGCAGGTACATCTGATGCGCGATCGGGGCGGTGAGCGCGGGGTTCGCCTCCATCAGCGGCACGTCGTCCTCGATGCGCAGGATGTGCGACGGATCGTCGCGGTCGAGCAGCGCCCAGAAGCTGCGGTAGATGCCGACGCTCTCGCGCGCCTCTACCCCGTGATAGATCATCAGCCAGCCGTCGCGGGTCAGAATCGGCTGGGTGCCGCCGCCGATCTTCATCGCCGATCGCGACGCCTTCCGCGCGCGCAGGCCGGGGGTGTCGAGCGGCTTCCAGTGGAGCGCGTCGGGGCTTTGCGCGAAGTTGATCGAGGGTCCGCCGACATAGGGGCTGTCGGGGGGATAGGCGAAATACACTTCGCCGAGCGGGCGGGTGAGCGCCATGAATTTGTCGGCCACCATGCCTTCGAACAGGATCATGTCCTTGTTCTGATGATCGAGGATAATCCCCTCCAGCCGGTAGTGCAGGCCGTCGCGCGAGGTGTGGAGCGTGGTGCAATGGCGTTCGGCGCCGACCGAGCAGGTCGTCATGTACCAGGTGTCGCCGATGCGGGTGATGCGGGCATCCTCGACGCCGTAATCCTGATAGGCGGCGGCGGGTTCGATCGCGGCGTCATAGTGGACCGCGACGATCGTCTCGCCGGCGGGGTCGAGTTCGACCGGGAGCAGCCAGGACAGCGAGGTCAGCGCGAGGATGCGGTGGCGGCTGCCCTTCAGCTCGAACTGGCGGGGGTCGGTCATGTCGACGCTGGCCAGCGGCCATGCGTCGAGGACGTAGCCCGCGGGGGTCCAGCGGATCGCGTGGACGTGGCCGTCGCGGACCGGCTCGGACAGCGCCTCCGCGATGCGAACCATCAGCAGGAGGTTGCCGTTCGGCAGGCGGGTGAAGCCGGGATTGAAAGCGCCAAGGACGTAGGTTGGCTCGGATATGCCGCGGCGGAGCGGCGAGCGGGTCAGGTCGACGTGGTCGGGGGTGAAGATCAGCGCGTCTTGCATGAGGGGCCTAGCGCTGCGGGGCGGTGGTGGTTCCCGACTTTTCGTTTGGTGAGAGGGCGTCTGTGCTGCCGACGACGGAGGGGAGGTGAGCGACCTTCGTCATTATGCAGTTTAATGCTTACCTCCCCCTCCGTCACCGCTGCGCGGCGCCACCTCCCCCCTGGCGGGGGAGGAATGTTGGCGCTTGATGTGGTTCGGTGAAATTCCAGCGCCGATCGACGCTGTGCGCCGTCTTTCCGATCCTCACCCGCGAGGGGAGATAAGACCATTCCTCTCAAATGGTGACGGGGGAGGAAGCGGCGACCGGCGTCAGGCCGTTCGCCGCCAACGTTCCCCACTGTCACCGCTACGCGGCGGCACTGGCGATCAGAATGCGGCGGTCAGGGTCGCCAGCACGGTGGCATCCGCAATCGATCCGACGCCGTCCTGGCCCTTGCTGAAGCTTGGCTGGAGATAGGCGGCTTCGCGCTTGCTGATGTCGGTGTCGACATACGCGACGCCGACCGTCAGCGGCGTCCCGGCGATCGTATAATCGGCGCCGATCAGCCAGTCGGCATATTCGCCGGTCGGTGCGACGCTGGTCGCGAACGGGCCCAGGCCGTCGTTGCCCTTCGAATAGCCGAGGTGCCCCTTCACGGTCAGCCCGGTGTTCGGCACGGCGGTGCTGATGTCGCCCCAGACGTAAAGGTTGTCGTTCTTGTCGCCCGGATCGGTGTAGACGCCGTTCGCGGCGGCCGTGCCGTTGCGGTACCATGCGCCGAGTGCTTCCTGCTTGGGAGCATAGGCGACGCCCGCGGTCAGGCTGGCCGGGCCGAGCGTGCCCGACAGCTTGGCATAGGGTTCGATGAAATCGGTGTTATCGAAGCCGCCCGGATACATATACCAGGTCGCGCCGACATCCAGCGTACCGCCGCCGACCGGCAGTTTGTAGCCGGCGATCAGGTCGAGTTCCATATTCGCGCCGCCGAAGGTACCCCAGCCGGCGAGGTTGGAACCCCAGGTGCCGACGTAGAAACCGCTTTCGTGCGCGATGGTGAAGCCGCCCTGCACGGCAAGTTGCTCGTCGCTCTGCGATACGCCGCGAAAGCGATAGTCGGAAACCAGGCCGACACTGCCGGTGACGGTGACCGGCTTGGGCGGTGCGGTCTCCTGCGCGGCGGCAGGGAGGGCGACGAAGGCTGCGAGCGATGCCGCGGCCAGGCTGAGATACTTCATGGGACCCCTTTCAAACGGTGGAGGGTCCCTCCTGCGTCCGGGCCGCCGGCGCGCTCACTCCCGAAGGAGGGGCACCGATCATTCCCGAACGCCTATTCGCTATCGCAGCATAATCGTCGGTTCAATGCCTTTTTGTCCGAATGCGCGCCGCGCGCACGATCAGTGCGCAAGTGCGGCAGTCTTGCCACGGGCGCCGAACAGCTCGACCGAATCGCCGGCGGCCCGACGACGCTGGAACCAGTCCTTGATCAGTTCCGCACAGGTGTGATCGACGGTGGACAGGTTGGTGACGTCGAGGCGGACCGGCTGGCCGGCGGGCGCGCGCTCCAGCGTGTCCGACAGCTTGGGCAGCGACACGAACGTTGCAGAGCCGGACAGGTTGATGGCATGCGCGCCGCCCTCCTGCCCTTCGGAAACGTTGAGGCCGAGGCGCTTGAGGTGCGGCACCAGTTCCAGCATCGACAGGCCGATGCCGACGAGCACGCCGGTCAACAGATCCTCGGCGACGACGGTGACGAGCGTCGCGAGCCAGATGAACGCGGGCAGCGGACCGTAGTGCGACAGCAGGTGACGTGCATGGCTGAGGCTGACGAGGCGCCAGCCGGTGACGACCAGGATCGCACCCAGTGCCGCCATCGGGATTTCACGCAGCACCCACGGCAGCAAGGCGACGAAGCCAAGGATCCAGATACCGTGGAAGATGGTCGACAGGCGCGTGGTGGCACCAGCCTGCACGTTGGCGGACGAACGGACGATCACGCCCGTCATCGGCAGCGCGCCGGCGAGGCCGCAAAGGAAATTGCCGATCCCCTGGGCCCGCAATTCCTTGTTGTAGTTGGTGCGAACGCCGTCGTGCATGCGATCGACCGCGGCGGCGGACAGCAATGTCTCGGCACTCGCGATGAAGGCGATGGCGAGCGCGGCGGTGATGATCGACGGGTTCATCCACTTGGCGAACAATTCGGTACCGGGCAGCGTGATCGCCGACGCGATCGACTGCGGCACGTTGACGCGCGACACGTCGAGACCGAACGCCATCGCCGCGAACGTGCCGGCGAGCACGCCGACAAGCGCACCGGGGACCAGCTTCAGCGACGCGGGCCGCAGCTTTTCCCAGCCGAGCATCGCGATGATCGTCAGCATACCGATACCGAAGGCCAGTTCCGCCGCTTCGATCGTGTCGACCGACAGGCCGAGGATGCGGCCGGGTGCCGCCGCCAGATTCTGGAGGCCGCTGGGCAACGGCTTGGCGTCGAACAGGACGTGGAACTGGCCGACGACGATCAGCACGCCGATGCCGGCAAGCATGCCGTGGACGACCGCCGGGCTGATCGCACGGAACCAGCCGCCGAGGCGGGCGATGCCGGCGACGACCTGGATCAGGCCCGCGAGGATCAGGATCGGACCAAGGGCCGAGAGCCCCTGGTCGCGGACGAGTTCGAACACGACCACGGCGAGGCCGGCGGCCGGGCCGCTGACCTGCAACGGCGAACCGGCGAGGCTGCCGACGACGATACCGCCGATGATACCGGTGATCAGGCCCTTTTCGGCCGGGACTCCGGAGGCGACGGCGATGCCCATGCACAACGGCATGGCGACGAGGAACACGACGATCGACGCGGTGAGATCACGCGTAATGACCGGCATCGATGGCAGTTTGAGAGCGCCGAGCATGATGGTTACTCCACCCCGCGCGCGATGGCGCGGATCAGGACGGGCGCTTGCGACGTCGGGGCGTGCGTGAACCGATCGTTGTCCGGCAATGTGCCGGGGCGGATGACAGGTTCGGACGATGGGTTCACGGCGCGATACTCCCGGACGGCAAGAGCCGCATTGGATATGCCGTCTATGCCGCCCACCTTGCTGAGTCGGCGCGCGAACGTTTTAATTTGTTTCCGGCGTCCGGGCGCGAGTCCGAAATCAGCGCGGCAGGACGATCGTCGCGCGCAATCCGCCCTCTGCCCGGTTGGCGAGGGTCAACGTGCCACCCTCCGTCTCGACGATTCGCGCGACGATCGGCAGACCAAGACCGAAGCCGACGGTGTCGCGGGGCCGCGCATTGTCGAGCCGGACGAAGGGTTCGAGGACACGGCGGAGCTGATCCTCCGGAATACCGGAGCCATCGTCCTCGACGGTCAGCGTCACACCGTCGGGCGCGCTGTCGAGGCGCAGCACGACGTTGCCGGCATAATGCAGCGCATTCTCCACGAGGTTGGCGAGCGCGCGCTTGAGTGCGACGGGGCGGACGGTAACCTCGCAATGCGCCGGGCCGTCGTAGACGCCCGGCAGGTCTCGGTCCTCGACATCGTCGATCAGCGTCGCGCAGAGCACGGCGATATCGGTCAGCACCGGCGTTTCGGGATCGCTGTCACCGCCGAGGAACGCAAGCAGCGAGGTGACCATCGCCTCCATCTCGCCGATGTCGCGCTGGATCGCATCGCGCGTGGCAATGTCGTCGACGCCATCCGCGCGGAGGCGCAGGCGGGCGAGCGGCGTGCGCAGATCATGGCCGACCGCCGCGAGCGCCTGAGTCCGGTCGGCGATCAGGCGCTGGATGCGCGCGGCCATGCGGTTGAAGGCGACGACGACGTGCCGCACCTCGCGCGGGCCGGTTTCCGAGATGGGATCATGCTCGGTATCGCCGAAACTGTCGGCGGCGGCGGCGAGCTGGCGCATCGGACGCAGGGAGCGGCGGATCAGCAGGCCACCGAGGATCATCAATCCCAGCGCGGGGATCAGCGCGAGCAGGATACGCTCCGCCGCGAGGTTCAGATTGTGCAGCGGTTCGAGCGTGCGGAAATACAGCCAGCTGCCGTCGGGCAGTTGCAGCCCGCCGGTGACGACCGAACTGCGCCCCGGCGACGTCAGCTTCAGGCGCAGGTCGGTGGTGGCCAGCGTCGGTTCCCATTCCACCACCTGATGCCGCATGCTGTCGAGCGCGGGCGCGATCGGCGGCGGCGCGGGCAGGTTCTGCTGCCAGTGCAGCGCATAGCGTTCGGTGGTCAGGTCCTCGGCCATGTCGTCGCGGCGCGACACCGGTTGTTCGGCGATCAGGCGGCGGGCGATGACGAGATGTTCGGCAAGGCGTCGGGCCTCGTCGTCGCGCACCGCGAACTGGCTCGCACGTTCGTAAAGCAACGTGCTGACGCCGAATTCGATGACCATCGTCAGGAGGAGGATGGCGACGATCTGGCCGATGATGCCGATCGAGGGGCGCAGGAAGCGTTTCATGCCGAATATGCGGGGTTGCGATCGCCGATCAACGGCGCGTCACCTCGGTATTCAGCATGTAGCCGACGCCGCGGACGGTGATGATCGGCGCATCCTTGCCCGCGCTCGACAATTTGCGGCGCAGGCGGCTGATCAGCACGTCGATGCTGCGGTCCGAGCTGTCGCCCAGCCGCGTGCGCGACAGTTCGATCAGCCGTTCGCGCGCGATGACGCGGCCGGCATGTTCGGCGAGGCTGACGAGCAGGTCGAACTCCGCTCCGGTCAGGTCGACGATCGCGCCGGTGGGGGAGGTCAGCTCGCGGCGCGGCAAGGTCACCTGCCATCCGTCGAAGGTCAGCACGCCCTCTTCGCGCTCGCCGGGATTGCGCTCCAGCGAACCGCGGCGCAGCACCGCGCGGATGCGGGCGATCAGCTCGCGCGTGCCGAACGGCTTGGCGATATAATCGTCGGCGCCGAGTTCGAGGCCGACGACCCGATCGGTCTCGCTGCCCTTGGCGCTGATGAAGATGATCGGGACTTCGCTCTTCTGGCGCAGCGCGCGGCACAGGTCGATGCCGCTGGTGCCGGGGAGCATGATGTCGAGCAGGATGAGGTCGACCGGGCCGGCTTCCAGCGCCAGCCACATTTCAGGCGCGGCGGAGGCGGGGCGGACGAGATAGCCGTTTTCCTGCAACGCGCGGGTGGTCAGGGTACGAAGGGCGGGATCGTCCTCTACCAGGAGGATCGTGGGGGCGGTCATGGGCCGAGAGGTAGGCAAGGACGGTGCCGGGGTCAACCGACCCGCATTGCGCACCGGTCCGCTTCGGGAACATCCGCAACCCTCCGCGCGTCCCTTCCGCCAAGGCGGGAGCCCCTTTGCTCCTTTGACCGGAAAAGGGGGCTCCCGCTGACTCAGTCGGCGGCTACGGGTCCGTGACCACCCTTGGGCCGGCGGGTAAACCAGACGATGACGATCAGCGCGGCGCACAGCCAGGCCGAGACGCGGAACAGATCGGTCGAGGCGAGCAGATAGGCCTGCCCGACCATCTGCCGGGTGATCGCGGCCGCCGCCTGCGTCGAGGTCGCGCCCATCCTCTGGAGGGCTTCGCTCGCCATCTGGAGCGGCATGCCCTGCCCCACCGCTTCCGACAGACGGCTCTGATGCAGCGCCTCGCGCCGGTCCCACGCGGTGGTGATGATCGATGCGGCGAACGATCCGGCGACGATGCGCGCGAAGTTCGAGATGCCGGTCGCCGAGGGCAGCCGCTGCGGCGGGATGCCGTCGAGCGAGATGGTGAGCATTGACAGGAAGAACACGCTCATCGCGACACCCTGCACCAGCAACGGCAGCATGAAATCCCACGAACTCGCCGTCGTCGTGTAGCCCGAGCGCATGTAATAAGACAGCGCGAAGGCCATGAAGGCGATCGTCGCGAGGATGCGCGCGTCGATCTTGCCCGACATGCGAGCGGCGAACGGCGACAGGACGACCGCGACGATGCCGCTGGGTGCTGCGATCAAGCCCGCCCAGGTCGCGGTATAGCCGACCTGCGTCTGGAGCCACAGCGGCAGGATCAGAATGTTGGCGAAAAATACCGCATAGCCGAGGCAGAAGGCGATATTGCCGATCGCGAAGTTGCGGCTCTTGAACAGGGTCAGGTCGACCGCCGGATTGGCGTCCGTCAGTTCCCAGATCACCCAGGCGACGAAGCCGATCGCGGCGACCACCGCCATCACGCAGATCGTCGTATCGGCGAACCAGTCGGCGTTCTTGCCGAGATCGAGCATGATCTGGAGCGCACCGACCCAGACGACGAGCAGCCCGAGCCCGACGGTGTCGATCGGCAGCTTGCGCGTCGGCGTCTCGCGCGTCTTCAGCCCGCGCCAGCAGACCAAGGCGGTGAAGATGCCGAAGGGGACGTTGATGAGAAAAATCCAGCTCCAGTGATAATTGTCACTGATATAGCCACCGAGGATCGGTCCCATCACTGGGCCGACCAAGGTCGTCATCGACCAGACGCCGAGCGCGGTGCTGCGCTTGTTGGCGGGGAAGACGGAGATCAGCAGCGCCTGACTACCGGGCATCATCGGGCCGGACACCGCGCCCTGGATGATGCGGAACACGATCAGCGATTGCAGGCTCCACGCGATGCCGCACAGGAACGAGGCCAGCGTGAACAGCGCGACCGCGGTGCAGAAGGTGCGGACGACGCCGAACCGGCCCATCAGCCAGCCGGTCAGCGGCACCGCGACGCCGTTGGCGACGGCGAAGGCGGTGATGATCCACGTCGAATTGTCGCTCGATACGCCGAGGTTGCCGGCGATCGTCGTCAGCGACACGTTGGCAATCGTGGTGTCCAGCACCATCATGAACGTGCCGAGCGCGAGCGCGAAGGCGATCAGCGCGAGCTTGCCGCCGGTGAGCGGGGCGGGTTGGGCGGGCATCAGCGTTTATCCCAACGGTGCTGGCTGCCCTCGCCCCTCCGGCGCTGCGCGCCTCCCTCCCTCTCCCGACGGGAGAGGGAAAAGACGGCGTAGCCGGCGAAGGGTGAGGACAGGCGCGGAGTCATCAGCGATTGGCGGCGATGATCTGGCGGATGCGCGCCTCGACGGCGGGGTCGCTGCCGTCGGTGGGCTTGCGTCCATACGCCTGCGTCGCGGCGCGGCCGAGGCGTTGGCCGCCGAGGTTCGCGGTATCCACCGTCGCATTGACCGACAGCCCGACGCGCAGCGGATTGCGGTTCAGTTCGCGCGGGTCGAGGCCGATGCGTACCGGCACGCGCTGGACGATCTTGATCCAGTTGCCCGATGC contains:
- a CDS encoding glycosyltransferase family 4 protein, whose product is MKIAMLAPISWRTPPRHYGPWELVTSLLTEALVRRGVDVTLFATQDSQTAGTLAGVVPAPYSEDPSIDAKVWEFRHLAHVFERAGEFDLIHNQADFPAHAFSHLVDTPMVTTIHGFSSDRILPMYQPYQDRVHYVAISDADRSPKLNYAATIHHGIVLDDFPFDATGSENLLFFGRMHPDKGAAEAITVANATGRSLAMYGIVQDQGYYERSVVPALNDRITHPGAVGGEDRTRALGSAAALLHLINFDEPFGLSVIEAMACGTPVIAIDRGSMPELIEHSVTGFLVNSVDEAIAAVARLPEIDRAACRAAVAERFSVERMADRYIALYETIIGG
- a CDS encoding alpha-amylase family glycosyl hydrolase, encoding MTEWWKPGTIYQIYPRSFQDSDGDGVGDLKGIEARLDHLVALGVDAVWISPIFPSPMRDFGYDVADYCGIDPRFGTLADFDDLLAAAHARGLKLLLDFVPNHSSTDHRWFQESRSSRDNPKRDWYIWRDPSPAGSPPNNWISDFGGSAWEYDATTDQYYYHAFLKEQADLNWRNPDLRHAMMDALRFWFDRGVDGFRIDVLWHMVKHADFPDNPANPAYLPDMGAMHSVLQLHSTDQPEVHAIAAEMRAIADGYDGDRVLIGEIYLPVERLMQYYGLDAPEVHLPFNFQLIDAPWHARQLAQLIADYEAALPPGGWPNWVLGNHDRPRIATRVGEAQARVAAVLLLTLRGTPTIYYGDELALTDVAIPPDKVQDPRELREPGLGLGRDPVRTPMPWNASDNAGFSTAEPWLPLNPDWPTRNVAAQAADPGSMLALHRDLLALRRKHAALAVGDFRLIEAEGDVLAYERRHDDERIVIALNLGDTPQRFALPPGAILLTAAPAADPNTLAPNAAVILLATR
- a CDS encoding glycosidase; translated protein: MQDALIFTPDHVDLTRSPLRRGISEPTYVLGAFNPGFTRLPNGNLLLMVRIAEALSEPVRDGHVHAIRWTPAGYVLDAWPLASVDMTDPRQFELKGSRHRILALTSLSWLLPVELDPAGETIVAVHYDAAIEPAAAYQDYGVEDARITRIGDTWYMTTCSVGAERHCTTLHTSRDGLHYRLEGIILDHQNKDMILFEGMVADKFMALTRPLGEVYFAYPPDSPYVGGPSINFAQSPDALHWKPLDTPGLRARKASRSAMKIGGGTQPILTRDGWLMIYHGVEARESVGIYRSFWALLDRDDPSHILRIEDDVPLMEANPALTAPIAHQMYLPTPVVFSTGLVDTGDDYLVASGEADLACRMTRLSKGLFA
- a CDS encoding TorF family putative porin; the encoded protein is MKYLSLAAASLAAFVALPAAAQETAPPKPVTVTGSVGLVSDYRFRGVSQSDEQLAVQGGFTIAHESGFYVGTWGSNLAGWGTFGGANMELDLIAGYKLPVGGGTLDVGATWYMYPGGFDNTDFIEPYAKLSGTLGPASLTAGVAYAPKQEALGAWYRNGTAAANGVYTDPGDKNDNLYVWGDISTAVPNTGLTVKGHLGYSKGNDGLGPFATSVAPTGEYADWLIGADYTIAGTPLTVGVAYVDTDISKREAAYLQPSFSKGQDGVGSIADATVLATLTAAF
- a CDS encoding SulP family inorganic anion transporter, whose translation is MLGALKLPSMPVITRDLTASIVVFLVAMPLCMGIAVASGVPAEKGLITGIIGGIVVGSLAGSPLQVSGPAAGLAVVVFELVRDQGLSALGPILILAGLIQVVAGIARLGGWFRAISPAVVHGMLAGIGVLIVVGQFHVLFDAKPLPSGLQNLAAAPGRILGLSVDTIEAAELAFGIGMLTIIAMLGWEKLRPASLKLVPGALVGVLAGTFAAMAFGLDVSRVNVPQSIASAITLPGTELFAKWMNPSIITAALAIAFIASAETLLSAAAVDRMHDGVRTNYNKELRAQGIGNFLCGLAGALPMTGVIVRSSANVQAGATTRLSTIFHGIWILGFVALLPWVLREIPMAALGAILVVTGWRLVSLSHARHLLSHYGPLPAFIWLATLVTVVAEDLLTGVLVGIGLSMLELVPHLKRLGLNVSEGQEGGAHAINLSGSATFVSLPKLSDTLERAPAGQPVRLDVTNLSTVDHTCAELIKDWFQRRRAAGDSVELFGARGKTAALAH
- a CDS encoding ATP-binding protein translates to MKRFLRPSIGIIGQIVAILLLTMVIEFGVSTLLYERASQFAVRDDEARRLAEHLVIARRLIAEQPVSRRDDMAEDLTTERYALHWQQNLPAPPPIAPALDSMRHQVVEWEPTLATTDLRLKLTSPGRSSVVTGGLQLPDGSWLYFRTLEPLHNLNLAAERILLALIPALGLMILGGLLIRRSLRPMRQLAAAADSFGDTEHDPISETGPREVRHVVVAFNRMAARIQRLIADRTQALAAVGHDLRTPLARLRLRADGVDDIATRDAIQRDIGEMEAMVTSLLAFLGGDSDPETPVLTDIAVLCATLIDDVEDRDLPGVYDGPAHCEVTVRPVALKRALANLVENALHYAGNVVLRLDSAPDGVTLTVEDDGSGIPEDQLRRVLEPFVRLDNARPRDTVGFGLGLPIVARIVETEGGTLTLANRAEGGLRATIVLPR
- a CDS encoding response regulator transcription factor, yielding MTAPTILLVEDDPALRTLTTRALQENGYLVRPASAAPEMWLALEAGPVDLILLDIMLPGTSGIDLCRALRQKSEVPIIFISAKGSETDRVVGLELGADDYIAKPFGTRELIARIRAVLRRGSLERNPGEREEGVLTFDGWQVTLPRRELTSPTGAIVDLTGAEFDLLVSLAEHAGRVIARERLIELSRTRLGDSSDRSIDVLISRLRRKLSSAGKDAPIITVRGVGYMLNTEVTRR
- a CDS encoding DHA2 family efflux MFS transporter permease subunit; its protein translation is MPAQPAPLTGGKLALIAFALALGTFMMVLDTTIANVSLTTIAGNLGVSSDNSTWIITAFAVANGVAVPLTGWLMGRFGVVRTFCTAVALFTLASFLCGIAWSLQSLIVFRIIQGAVSGPMMPGSQALLISVFPANKRSTALGVWSMTTLVGPVMGPILGGYISDNYHWSWIFLINVPFGIFTALVCWRGLKTRETPTRKLPIDTVGLGLLVVWVGALQIMLDLGKNADWFADTTICVMAVVAAIGFVAWVIWELTDANPAVDLTLFKSRNFAIGNIAFCLGYAVFFANILILPLWLQTQVGYTATWAGLIAAPSGIVAVVLSPFAARMSGKIDARILATIAFMAFALSYYMRSGYTTTASSWDFMLPLLVQGVAMSVFFLSMLTISLDGIPPQRLPSATGISNFARIVAGSFAASIITTAWDRREALHQSRLSEAVGQGMPLQMASEALQRMGATSTQAAAAITRQMVGQAYLLASTDLFRVSAWLCAALIVIVWFTRRPKGGHGPVAAD